The following proteins come from a genomic window of Anabas testudineus chromosome 3, fAnaTes1.2, whole genome shotgun sequence:
- the baz2ba gene encoding bromodomain adjacent to zinc finger domain protein 2B isoform X2, giving the protein MESGERLASPAPTLSAARTSSPAASSSSSSSSSSSPAPHSKSSLAPSPSALGSTLTTSGRLFGAAGEQPFIGSTLSSAFPLVNHPAFGALYTAGAGRPEFGGLGSLGMSTALAAHPQLGALSEWWRAAEAHGRGTAAFLPSFIGFPPFFTPHIQPNHSASPVQIRMPGKNSHAPPKGVNGAVNGSGVCPPTTQSGSFSAGSASVQASTKATKNSDTTNTHLSSPQNNPAEVVEKPIQKPKEKKPRKKAADNSAASNSESGTSSDSSSDGSLSSDLEDLAEDDEDDDDDDEDDEEEDKHSELSDSEKRTRKNTKVLIPSTGTAKTDRPLSGERREKKDAKARKVTSNPPTLVPLPCSVSPPALSQNSPLALHGSRSRTEPQQHFSVIQSTGLAANSKPMALLTQPRRESSPSSSPIALTTSPKALASTASPKPPKLLPSSSPQHLPLSLCSSPKPLSVPSPPRSTLPLSTSPKPFGLTSSVTSSQKSSRKSPQHTVIGAAKSNKRKLLEASLAQINEFRLKQTLMSQGQTFPADQKRHQQGPNKSPKRTSLSSSPLPPAPSATPQNNHSNLFLSSALLGLPEPHHPNGVIQSTTQDAPLALITKPRKNSASQGKSPQCDSDAGSMPVNLSTGASRTQATTHAGPQSQPPTTSPNATGHGSRKNKTPKGKGQTPGLGQGQADPLSAWKGFSQNHLVQSLVDLFRGGESGIGIPGVSIPGVGIPGVGIPGTCNPTAGLPANKESDDSGDDDDDEDDDLEEEEDDEDSDDSLSESDSNSDSDISGKKAKELKLLPSGSSKKEMTPRRLTKGPELLNTSANHTATSCSPLNLQVIKTPTIVTSSSALGYHSSPGSSSYSLASPLGLGKRKRVMDEKELMTPLELGWRRETRIKSVAGRPQGEVAYYAPCGKKLRQYPDVMKYLSRNGISGITRDNFSFSAKIRVGDFYEAREGPQGLQWSLLKEEEVIPRILAMEGRRGRPPNSERQSAGEGAKGTRRRKGRPPNVGDPLAPEGPSPSEVKLLRKLEAQEIARQAAQMKLMRKLEKQALARAAKEARKQQAIMAAEERRKQKEQIKILKQQEKIKRIQQIRMEKELRAQQILEAKRKKKEEAANAKILEAEKRIKEKELRRQQAEILKHQELERHRLDMVWERERRRQHVMLMKAVEARKKAEERERLRQEKRDEKRLNKERKLEQRRLELEIARELKKPNEDMCLSDHKPLPEFSRIPGLILPGRAVSDCLMLMQFLRGFGKVLGLDLNVDVPTLGMLQEGLLNVGDSMGQVQDLLVKLLSLAVCDPGLPPGQKTKTMLGDHLTNVGINRDNVSEVLQMYMGAHCANTELAPLALSLKTKAFQAHTPAQKASILGFLANELACSKAVISEIDKNLDQMANMRKDKIIMEGKLKKLKTIYAKRTGKREASMGVEENQSVGTPSSAAKRKRKLGGDSDDDDDDDDDSDDQAEEDEDEEEEDMKKVKKVETYDEDDVDQATSLEELEKQIEKLAKQHHQTRRKLFEISHSLRSMMYGQDRYRRRYWVLPHCGGVFIEAMESGEAPEELEEERQRRRRAAEEVKVKEEPQEIELQKEKPTNHDGQSIRTQGLEQQKEDEKEHEGKKNSPALFYQQPGCVSKLCTVRDVHKDISRETVKAEGKESSHVRQNGSPMGNNTATILTSSSPTHNTSEAAVATTSSMVTADDTTNIPPPASASLAVPCLAPRESPGNTPPTSSPVPSPHLSFQANDQLLRVLTERSGHWFSLLPRNPCDLSSITTTPPGAPRMSPPQESSTPARPKSPPPSPALPLTPSAASASASPHHPAGLLNYPLSAFQVKSGGSLLGVSFGSWPSGMISPSLPLCSSPNPMLGHSLEGNTAASVSSKSESPLPRIEKTSSMPSPALEMPKSLDHSMPRPIPEEMLTGWWRVSDIEELRALVSALHTRGIREKGLQRQMQKYMEIIPQVCTKHKDVAMIELRELEESQVSVESVRGWCVEEQAMEMDIAVLQQVEELERKVTAASLQVKGWTYPDPQSEREDLVYYEHKPPTTKSMAASTNGGDKDSKDSKEHPDERGEKGGLMRHPDNPLDIAVTRLADLERNIERRYLRSPLGTTIQIRLDNVGTVTVPAPAPSTSADREGGEEEVAHGMKVWRRALSEVRSAAQLAMCIQQLQKSIAWERSIMKVYCQMCKKGDNEDLLLLCDGCDKGCHTYCHKPKITSIPEGDWYCPACISKASGPSPKSKKPPSKPVAASAGGGKKGGEAKKNGKQTGNGDVSEDDSASATSTPKKGAKDTSRKRKTEETSPVLSASNQESPVCVKRAKTARDNNRDLGLCRVLLAELERHQDAWPFLTPVNLKSVPGYKKVIKKPMDFSTIREKLVSSQYQNLETFIIDVNLVFDNCEKFNEDNSDIGRAGHNMRKFFEKRWTELLKQTN; this is encoded by the exons ATGGAGTCTGGAGAGCGGCTGGCCTCCCCTGCGCCCACCCTGTCTGCTGCTCGCACCTCCTCCCCTGcggcctcttcctcctcctcttcttcctcttcgtCATCCCCCGCTCCCCACTCTAAGAGCAGTCTGGCCCCGAGCCCTTCAGCACTGGGATCCACCCTCACCACCTCTG GCCGTCTGTTTGGAGCAGCAGGAGAGCAGCCATTCATTGGCTCCACATTGTCAAGTGCCTTCCCTCTGGTCAACCACCCAGCCTTCGGAGCCCTCTACACTGCCGGAGCGGGCAGGCCTGAGTTTGGAGGCCTGGGCTCCCTGGGCATGTCAACTGCTCTGGCTGCTCACCCCCAGTTAGGAGCTCTTTCTG AGTGGTGGCGAGCTGCTGAAGCCCATGGACGGGGAACTGCTGCCTTTCTCCCTTCTTTCATTGGCTTCCCTCCATTCTTCACCCCTCACATTCAGCCAAACCACAGCGCCAGTCCTGTCCAGATCAGGATGCCCGGCAAGAATAGCCATGCCCCACCCAAAG GGGTGAATGGGGCAGTGAACGGTAGTGGCGTCTGTCCTCCCACCACACAGTCAGGGAGCTTTTCTGCAGGTTCGGCCTCTGTTCAGGCATCGACCAAGGCAACCAAAAATTCAGACACCACTAATACTCACCTTAGCAGCCCTCAGAACAATCCAGCAGAAGTGGTGGAAAAGCCAATTCAGAAACCTAAAGAGAAG AAGCCACGAAAGAAGGCAGCAGACAATTCTGCGGCAAGCAACAGTGAATCAGGAACATCCTCGGACAGCTCAAGTGACGGGTCCCTCAGCAGTGATCTGGAAGACTTAgcagaggatgatgaagatgatgatgacgacgatgaggatgatgaagaagaggacaAACACAGTGAATTATCCGACTCTGAGAAGCGGACAAGGAAGaacacaaag GTTTTGATACCCAGCACTGGAACTGCAAAAACTGACAGACCACTCTCTGGGGAGCGCCGGGAAAAGAAAGACGCCAAAGCCCGGAAGGTCACCTCCAACCCCCCAACCCTTGTGCCCTTACCCTGCTCTGTCTCCCCTCCTGCCTTGTCCCAAAACTCTCCTCTGGCCCTGCACGGCTCCAGATCCCGGACAGAGCCACAGCAACACTTCAGTGTGATTCAGTCCACTGGCCTGGCTGCCAACTCAAAACCCATGGCACTCCTTACTCAGCCCCGCAGGGAGTCTTCACCGTCTTCCTCCCCCATAGCCCTCACCACATCTCCAAAGGCACTTGCCAGCACGGCATCTCCCAAACCTCCTAAACtgctgccctcctcctcccctcagcacctgcccctctctctctgctcttcccCTAAACCTCTCTCTGTTCCCTCTCCACCCCGCTCAACTCTTCCTCTGTCTACCTCCCCAAAACCTTTTGGTTTGACCTCATCTGTAACAAGCTCTCAGAAGTCCTCACGGAAGTCACCTCAGCACACCGTCATCGGCGCTGCCAAATCCAACAAAAGGAAACTGCTGGAAGCTTCACTTGCGCAGATCAATGAGTTCAGGCTCAAACAG aCTCTCATGTCCCAAGGGCAGACGTTCCCAGCTGACCAAAAGAGGCACCAGCAGGGGCCAAACAAGTCTCCCAAGAGGACGTCTCTGTCTTCATCGCCATTGCCACCCGCTCCGTCTGCTACACCCCAGAACAATCACTCCAACCTCTTCCTCTCGAGTGCCCTGCTAGGGCTCCCTGAACCACACCACCCCAATGGAGTCATCCAAAGTACCACTCAGGACGCACCTTTGGCCCTCATCACCAAACCTCGCAAAAACTCTGCCTCTCAAGGTAAGTCCCCTCAGTGTGACTCCGATGCTGGGTCCATGCCTGTCAATCTGAGCACAGGGGCGAGTAGGACCCAAGCAACTACCCATGCTGGGCCTCAGTCACAGCCCCCCACTACCTCACCCAATGCCACAGGCCATGGATCCAGGAAGAACAAGACCCCGAAGGGTAAGGGACAGACACCAGGGCTCGGGCAGGGACAAGCAGACCCTTTATCTGCCTGGAAGGGCTTCTCTCAGAACCACCTGGTACAGTCTCTAGTGGATTTGTTTCGTGGAGGAGAGTCTGGGATTGGGATTCCTGGAGTTAGTATCCCTGGAGTCGGAATTCCTGGAGTGGGGATCCCTGGTACATGTAACCCCACAGCTGGTCTCCCTGCTAACAAGGAATCTGATGACtcaggagatgatgatgatgatgaggatgatgaccttgaggaggaggaggacgatgaAGACTCAGATGATAGTCTGTCAG AGTCTGACAGCAACTCAGACAGTGACATCTCCGGAAAGAAAGCGAAGGAGCTAAAGCTGCTGCCGTCTGGATCATCTAAGAAGGAGATGACTCCCCGCAGGCTAACCAAAGGCCCAGAACTACTGAACACCTCAGCCAATCACACCGCCACCAGCTGCTCCCCTCTCAACCTACAGGTCATCAAGACTCCCACCATTGTCACCAGCTCCAGTGCCTTGGGCTATCACAGCTCTCCGGGCTCATCGTCCTACAGCCTAGCCTCTCCATTAG gcttggggaagagaaagagggtgATGGACGAGAAGGAACTAATGACTCCTCTGGAGCTGGG GTGGCGGAGAGAAACGAGAATCAAATCTGTGGCTGGGCGCCCACAGGGAGAGGTGGCCTACTACGCCCCGTGTGGCAAGAAACTAAGGCAGTACCCAGATGTGATGAAG TATCTATCCAGAAATGGAATAAGTGGCATCACGCGTGATAATTTTAGCTTCAGTGCAAAGATAAGGGTTGGTGACTTCTATGAAGCCAGAGAAGGACCCCAG GGTTTACAGTGGAGCCTGTTAAAGGAAGAGGAGGTCATTCCTCGTATTTTGGCGATGGAAGGCCGTAGGGGGCGCCCTCCAAATTCAGAGCGCCAGTCGGCGGGCGAAGGCGCTAAAGGTACTCGACGGAGGAAGGGGCGACCCCCTAATGTGGGTGATCCATTGGCACCTGAGGGCCCCAGTCCAAGTGAGGTCAAACTTCTGCGCAAACTAGAGGCTCAAG AAATAGCCCGACAGGCTGCACAGATGAAACTGATGAGAAAACTGGAAAAGCAGGCGCTGGCACGTGCTGCCAAAGAAGCTCGGAAACAGCAGG CTATCATGGCAGCAGAGGAGCGGAGGAAGCAGAAAGAACAGATCAAGATTCTCAAGCAGCAG gaaaagATCAAGCGTATTCAGCAGATTCGTATGGAGAAGGAACTCAGAGCACAGCAAATTTTGGAG GCCAAAcggaaaaagaaggaagaagccGCCAATGCTAAAATACTGGAGGCTGAAAAACGGATAAAG GAGAAAGAGTTGAGGAGACAGCAGGCAGAGATTCTCAAACACCAG GAGTTGGAGAGGCATAGACTAGATATGGTATGg gagagggagagaaggcgGCAACATGTAATGCTGATGAAGGCTGTTGAGGCTCGCAAGAAAGCAGAG GAGCGTGAACGCTTGCGGCAGGAGAAAAGGGACGAGAAGCGTCTGAACAAAGAGCGTAAACTGGAGCAACGGAGGCTTGAGCTGGAGATAGCGAGGGAACTGAAGAAGCCAAATGAAGACATGTGTCTGTCTGATCATAAG CCTCTGCCCGAGTTCTCCCGGATTCCCGGACTTATCCTGCCAGGACGTGCCGTGTCGGACTGCCTGATGCTTATGCAGTTCCTGCGGGGCTTTGGGAAGGTTTTGGGGCTTGATTTGAATGTGGATGTGCCCACACTGGGCATGCTGCAGGAGGGCTTGCTCAATGTTGGGGACAGCATGGGCCAAGTCCAAGACCTTCTGGTCAAACTGCTTTCTCTGGCAGTCTGTGATCCTGGTTTACCTCCTGGGCAAAAG ACTAAAACCATGCTGGGGGACCACCTGACCAACGTTGGCATCAACAGGGATAATGTTTCTGAGGTGCTACAGATGTACATGGGAGCCCATTGTGCCAATACAGAACTGGCTCCTCTGGCCCTCAGTCTGAAGACTAAGGCCTTCCAGGCACACACGCCTGCTCAGAAAGCCTCAATCCTGGGTTTTCTCGCTAACGAGCTCGCCTGCAGCAAAGCCGTTATCAG TGAGATTGACAAGAACCTGGATCAGATGGCAAACATGAGGAAAGACAAGATCATTATGGAGGGAAAACTGAAGAA GTTGAAAACCATTTACGCCAAACGTACTGGGAAAAGGGAGGCCAGTATGGGTGTGGAAGAAAACCAGTCTGTTGGCACGCCTTCCTCTGCCGCCAAGCGCAAGAGAAAGTTGGGTGgagacagtgatgatgatgacgacgacgatGACGACAGCGATGACCAGGCagaggaggacgaggatgaggaggaggaagacatgAAGAAGGTTAAAAAGGTGGAGACATATGatgag GATGATGTTGACCAGGCCACCAGTCTCgaggagctggagaaacagATAGAGAAATTAGCCaag CAACATCATCAGACCAGAAGAAAGCTGTTTGAGATATCTCATTCTCTGCGCTCCATGATGTATGGCCAGGACCGTTACCGCCGCCGATACTGGGTGCTTCCCCACTGTGGAGGAGTCTTCATTGAAGCCATGGAGAGTGGCGAAG CTCCAGAGGAACTCGAGGAGGAgcgacagaggaggaggagagcagcagaggaggtcAAGGTCAAAGAAGAACCTCAGGAGATTGAGTTGCAGAAGGAGAAACCCACCAACCATGATGGGCAGAGCATCCGAACACAAGGCTTAGAGCAACAGAAAGAAGACGAAAAGGAGCACGAAGGGAAGAAAAACTCCCCGGCTCTCTTCTACCAGCAACCAGGCTGTGTATCCAAACTGTGCACAGTCCGCGATGTGCACAAGGACATTAGCAGAGAAACTGTGAAGGCAGAGGGCAAGGAGAGTTCCCATGTGAGACAGAACGGCAGCCCCATGGGCAATAACACTGCTACCATACTAACATCATCCTCCCCTACTCATAATACCTCTGAGGCAGCAGTAGCAACAACCTCCTCCATGGTGACTGCTGATGACACTACAAACATCCCTCCCCCAGCCTCAGCTTCTTTAGCCGTACCTTGTCTAGCCCCACGTGAAAGCCCAGGGAACACCCCTCCAACTTCATCCCCTGTCCCATCTCCACACCTCTCATTCCAAGCCAACGACCAGCTGCTCAGAGTCCTGACAGAGAGGAGCGGACACTGGTTCAGTCTGCTCCCACGCAACCCCTGTGACCTCTCTTCCATCACCACAACTCCTCCAGGAGCACCCCGCATGTCTCCTCCTCAGGAGTCCTCCACTCCAGCCAGACCCAAGTCCCCACCTCCGTCCCCTGCCCTGCCTCTAACACCTTCTGCTGCCTCAGCCTCTGCCAGCCCACACCACCCAGCTGGCCTCCTCAACTACCCACTATCAGCCTTCCAG GTTAAGTCAGGTGGTTCATTGCTAGGAGTTTCTTTTGGGAGCTGGCCCAGCGGTATGATTAGTCCCAGCCTGCCTCTGTGCAGCAGCCCCAACCCCATGCTGGGTCATTCTCTAGagggaaacacagcagcaagtGTCTCCAGTAAGAGTGAATCACCTTTACCTCGCATTGAGAAAACTTCATCCATGCCCTCTCCTGCTCTGGAAATGCCCAAATCCCTTGACCACTCCATGCCTCGGCCCATCCCAGAAG AGATGCTGACAGGGTGGTGGCGGGTGTCTGACATTGAAGAGCTGAGGGCTTTAGTCAGTGCTCTCCACACCCGAGGCATCAGAGAGAAGGGCCTCCAGAGGCAGATGCAGAAATACATGGAAATCATCCCCCAGGTCTGCACCAAACACAAAGACG TGGCCATGATCGAGCTGCGTGAACTGGAGGAAAGCCAGGTCAGTGTGGAGTCGGTGCGAGGCTGGTGTGTTGAGGAGCAGGCTATGGAGATGGACATTGCTGTGCTGCAACAGGTAGAGGAACTGGAGAGGAAGGTCACAGCAGCCAGCCTGCAAGTGAAG GGCTGGACATATCCTGACCCTCAGTCTGAGAGGGAGGACCTGGTGTATTACGAGCACAAGCCCCCCACCACCAAATCCATGGCAGCGTCCACAAACGGAGGAGACAAGGACTCCAAGGACTCCAAGGAGCATCCAGATGAGCGAGGAGAGAAGGGCGGGTTGATGCGTCACCCGGACAACCCGTTGGACATAGCAGTGACACGTCTGGCTGATCTGGAACGCAACATCGAGAGAAGGTACCTGAGGAGCCCCTTAGGTACCACCATTCAGATCAGGCTGGATAATGTGGGTACGGTCACTGTCCCTGCCCCCGCCCCATCCACTAGTGCTGACAGGGAAGG TGGTGAGGAAGAAGTGGCCCATGGGATGAAGGTTTGGAGAAGGGCCTTGAGTGAAGTGCGCAGTGCTGCCCAGTTGGCCATGTGTATCCAGCAACTGCAGAAGTCTATCGCCTGGGAGCGTTCCATCATGAAAGTG TACTGTCAGATGTGCAAGAAGGGAGATAATGAGGAccttctcctgctgtgtgatgGCTGTGACAAAGGCTGCCACACTTACTGTCACAAACCCAAGATTACCAGTATCCCAGAGGGTGACTGGTACTGCCCAGCCTGCATATCCAAG GCAAGTGGTCCATCCCCAAAAAGCAAAAAACCTCCAAGCAAACCAGTAGCAGCCAGTGCAGGAGGTGGTAAGAAAGGTGGAGAGGCGAAGAAGAATGGGAAGCAGACAGGCAATGGCGATGTGTCTGAGGATGACTCAGCCAGTGCCACCAGCACGCCCAAGAAAGGTGCAAAAGACAccagcaggaagaggaaaacagaggagacCTCCCCTGTTCTGTCAGCATCCAATCAGGAGAGCCCTGTATGTGTGAAGCGAGCCAAGACGGCTAGAGACAACAACAGGGACTTGGGTTTATGCAG GGTACTCCTTGCTGAGTTGGAGCGGCATCAGGATGCATGGCCTTTTCTCACTCCCGTCAACCTGAAATCGGTCCCTGGCTACAAGAAGGTCATCAAGAAGCCGATGGACTTCTCCACTATACGTGAGAAGCTTGTGAGCAGCCA gtatCAAAACCTGGAGACTTTCATCATTGACGTTAACTTGGTTTTTGATAACTGCGAAAAATTCAATGAAGACAACTC